The Quercus robur chromosome 7, dhQueRobu3.1, whole genome shotgun sequence genome has a segment encoding these proteins:
- the LOC126692202 gene encoding uncharacterized protein LOC126692202, protein MVLWSYPPTPRQLGVTVCFFVTGASLLAAGIHLSYANVGPQQARAKARSDFVKQSLRKLLDD, encoded by the coding sequence ATGGTGCTGTGGTCATATCCACCAACGCCGAGACAGCTAGGCGTGACGGTCTGCTTCTTTGTCACCGGCGCTTCACTCTTGGCGGCTGGGATTCACCTCTCCTACGCCAACGTAGGACCCCAACAAGCTCGTGCCAAAGCCCGAAGCGATTTCGTCAAACAGAGCCTCAGGAAGCTTCTCGACGACTAG